The following is a genomic window from Lysinibacillus sp. G4S2.
TTTATACTATTAAGGGTATACTGAATTTACCTGCTCTTCACGACTAAATCCATCGCTTCCTGGATGACCGAATTCATTTTTTCGGCATCCCCTTCAGCAGTCGATACACATTCCAGTAAATTTTCACTAACGATCACTCCAATAGTCCGATCAACCGCAGAACGCACGGCAGATAGCTGTGTAATCACATCTTTACAGTTTTTTTCTTCTTCCATCATGCGTAAGACACCACGCAATTGACCTTCTATACGCTTCACTCGATTAACCGTTTTAGATCCATAAGCCATACTGTTCACACCCCTTTCAAAACGATCGATTGAAC
Proteins encoded in this region:
- a CDS encoding metal-sensitive transcriptional regulator, which codes for MAYGSKTVNRVKRIEGQLRGVLRMMEEEKNCKDVITQLSAVRSAVDRTIGVIVSENLLECVSTAEGDAEKMNSVIQEAMDLVVKSR